One stretch of Juglans microcarpa x Juglans regia isolate MS1-56 chromosome 3D, Jm3101_v1.0, whole genome shotgun sequence DNA includes these proteins:
- the LOC121254125 gene encoding uncharacterized protein LOC121254125: protein MAEREGNETKEARSSLLELNPQRPSKGFRLSLSPRGLKNRLLRSLSVKYSGSEPASTMEKGKEHPSTLRPFSSNPPSADIPSTSSNIPMHGYYGPPSADIPSTSPNILMHGYYGPVPAWSPGFLPFPAINQYPSSVQNASYTFQHDMEGQLSLSNTSVTSRFLGTEDNRPSVGETESPVTSSRVEEIHPDRPDAEEIECGSAGTSEKVQMDGDDEPVSGMEFNSL, encoded by the exons ATGGCAGAAAGGGAGggaaatgaaacaaaagaagCCCGAAGCTCCTTGCTCGAGCTGAACCCTCAGAGACCCTCGAAAGGATTTCGTCTGTCGTTGTCACCACGTGGACTGAAGAACCGGTTGTTGCGGTCGCTGTCTGTCAAATATTCCGGATCTGAGCCAGCGTCGAC catggaaaaaggaaaagaacatcCATCTACGTTAAGACCATTTAGCTCAAATCCTCCATCTGcg GACATACCATCAACTTCTTCAAACATCCCAATGCACGGTTATTATGGACCCCCATCTGcg GATATACCATCAACTTCTCCAAACATCCTAATGCACGGTTACTATGGACCAGTGCCTGCGTGGTCACCGGGTTTTCTCCCATTTCCCGCTATCAACCAATATCCAAGCAGTGTACAG AATGCTAGTTACACATTTCAACATGACATGGAAGGCCAGTTGTCTCTCAGCAATACCTCCGTTACAAGCAGATTTCTGGGTACGGAGGATAATAGACCCTCAGTTGGGGAAACTGAATCGCCAGTTACATCTTCTAGAGTTGAAGAAATTCATCCTGATAGACCAGATGCAGAAGAAATCGAGTGTGGTAGTGCCGGAACATCAGAGAAAGTGCAAATGGATGGTGATGATGAACCAGTTTCGGGGATGGAGTTTAATtccttataa
- the LOC121254126 gene encoding protein FAR-RED ELONGATED HYPOCOTYL 3-like, whose amino-acid sequence MNAFFDGYVHAKTNLKEFVDQYDNALKKKIENENCADFQSFNVTISCIYRSPIEKRYQDLYTNAKFREVQQQLTGIIDLDSVLLKANAIVKTYLVKDEVHVEDFTKLVTHSVDFSEDDAVAKWDQREDANRYSSLLNICYKMITCAASSKKYTEDAMTKLNAMIDLYEANQELASMIEKCLNVDGTIKDTTTIGSSTKVLSPRVVRGKGRPPSLRKASRMEKDLQKVKEKMKKAKERENRDEEDTPIVDTCRMLFGLSNLDVSNAILENVPAADISGTQSRETVIQSQESMQFGLDGLQLQHVEFDDSQLRQ is encoded by the exons atgaatgccTTTTTTGATGGGTATGTTCATGCTAAAacaaacttgaaagagtttGTCGATCAGTATGATAATGCCTtgaaaaagaagattgagaacgAAAATTGTGCGGACTTCCAGTCATTTAACGTCACAATTTCCTGCATCTATAGATCTCCAATTGAAAAGAGATATCAAGATTTGTACACAAATGCTAAATTCAGGGAAGTTCAACAGCAACTTACCGGCATTATCGACTTGGACTCAGTTTTACTGAAAGCGAATGCTATAGTCAAGACCTATCTGGTAAAGGATGAAGTTCATGTTGAAGATTTCACTAAGTTGGTTACACATTCAGTGGATTTTAGTGAGGACGATGCAGTCGCCAAGT GGGATCAACGGGAAGATGctaatagatattcaagtctGTTAAATATCTGTTATAAGATGATTACTTGTGCGGCGAGTTCGAAAAAGTATACTGAGGATGCAATGACTAAGTTAAATGCAATGATTGACCTATATGAAGCGAACCAAGAACTTGCATCGATGattgaaaagtgtttaaatGTTGATGGCACGATAAAGGACACAACTACAATTGGTAGTTCAACAAAAGTACTTAGTCCACGTGTTGTGCGAGGAAAAGGTAGACCCCCATCTTTGAGAAAAGCATCCAGGATGGAGAAAGACCTGCAGAAAGTTaaggaaaagatgaagaaagCCAAGGAAAGGGAAAAC CGAGATGAGGAAGATACACCAATCGTGGACACGTGCAGGATGCTATTTGGCCTGTCCAATTTGGACGTTTCCAAT GCTATCCTAGAAAACGTACCAGCTGCTGACATTAGTGGAACCCAGTCCCGAGAAACAGTAATTCAAAGTCAAGAAAGT atgcaatttgggttggatggattaCAACTACAGCACGTTGAGTTTGATGACTCACAATTAAGGCAATGA